One segment of Ipomoea triloba cultivar NCNSP0323 chromosome 12, ASM357664v1 DNA contains the following:
- the LOC115999940 gene encoding BAG family molecular chaperone regulator 1-like, which produces MMRMKTGTVAQPANHSSPAGDGAGREKEWEMRPGGMLVQKRSPDSDNLPPPPTIRVRVKYGSVYHEINISSQATFGELKKMLTGPTGLHHQDQKLLFKDKERNSNAFLDVSGVKDKSKMVLVEDPISQEKRYVEMRKNAKMERAAKTISEISLEVDRLAGQVSALESVISKGGKVAEKTVVNLIELLMNQLLKLDGINGEGDVKLQRKMQVKRVQKCVETLDMLKIKNSLPDSSSDKVNSPLPASNGNHIQKHQSPSPAKQHHHHKHRYSHDLISLPVLHEEEQTGHSFTNSPGKTPQQQQPSRRSASGSVVITTQWETFDSAPVPLLDHFSTPTTTTPSSINHRPNWDLL; this is translated from the exons ATGATGCGAATGAAGACAGGAACCGTGGCTCAACCGGCGAACCACAGTTCTCCTGCCGGCGACGGCGCCGGCAGAGAAAAGGAGTGGGAGATGCGGCCGGGTGGAATGCTGGTTCAGAAACGGAGCCCAGATTCCGATAACCTCCCGCCGCCACCGACCATCCGGGTCCGGGTCAAATACGGGTCGGTCTACCATGAAATCAATATCAGCTCCCAAGCCACTTTTG GGGAGTTGAAAAAGATGTTGACAGGGCCGACAGGATTGCACCACCAAGATCAGAAGTTGTTGTTTAAGGATAAGGAGAGAAACTCCAATGCGTTTCTTGATGTCTCCGGCGTGAAGGACAAGTCTAAGATGGTGTTAGTTGAGGACCCAATTAGCCAGGAGAAGAGATATGTTGAGATGAGAAAGAATGCTAAGATGGAGAGGGCTGCAAAGACTATATCTGAGATCAGCTTGGAGGTTGATAGGCTAGCTGGACAG GTATCTGCACTTGAATCTGTTATTTCGAAAGGTGGGAAAGTTGCAGAAAAGACTGTTGTGAACTTGATTGAGTTGTTGATGAACCAACTGCTTAAATTGGATGGTATTAATGGTGAAGGTGATGTTAAATTGCAGAGAAAAATGCAG GTAAAAAGAGTGCAAAAGTGTGTTGAGACACTAGATATGTTAAAGATCAAGAACTCATTGCCAGATAGCAGCAGTGATAAGGTTAATAGTCCATTGCCTGCAAGCAATGGGAATCACATTCAGAAACACCAATCACCCTCTCCAGCTAAacagcatcatcatcataaaCACCGGTATTCACACGATTTGATTTCGTTGCCAGTGCTCCATGAGGAGGAGCAGACAGGGCATTCATTTACAAATTCACCAGGAAAAACTCCACAACAGCAGCAGCCATCGAGGCGCTCGGCCTCAGGATCTGTGGTGATTACCACACAATGGGAGACGTTCGATTCTGCTCCAGTGCCCTTGCTGGATCACTTTTCGACGCCCACAACCACCACCCCGAGTTCGATCAATCATAGGCCTAATTGGGACTTGCTTTGA